CGCTCACGTGGGACGAGGTGCGCGACGACCTCGATCCCAAAGCGTACTCGCTCGACACCGTGCCCGGGCTCGTGGCGGCGCGCACCTGCCCCATGGCGTCGTTCGCCGAGGCGTCGCCCGACGTGGGGCGCGCCGTGGCCCGGCTGGCCGAGCTGTGGGCGGCCGCTCGCTGAGGCCCGCGCGTCAGCCACGTTGACAAAGGCGCCCGCTTCTTGAAGAAAGGGCGGAGTGTCGCAGAAAACCAGCTACTTCGACGTGGACGGGACCCTCCTCCGCACGAACCTCATCCATCCCACCGTCTACTACCTCTTGAACCAGCGGACGCCGTTCCGCAGCTTCCTGAAGGTGGCGAAGGCCGTCGTGCGCGCTCCGGAGATGGCGTTCGCCGAGTGGAAGGACCGCCGGCTCTTCAACGAGGCGCTGTTCTCGAGCTACGAGGGCATGTCGCGCGACCGGCTGCTGCTCCTCGCCGACGACGCGTTCGAGGCGGTCGTCAAGCCCGCGCTCTACCCCTCGGCGAAGGACCTCGTGGCGCGCTGCCGCGACGAGGGGCACGAGGTGGTCATCGTCTCGGGAGCGCTCGACTTTCTGATGGACCGGCTCGCCACGCACCTCGGCGCGACGCACGTCATCGCGAACCGGCTCGAGATCAAGGACGGCTTCGCCACCGGGAGGCTCTTGCGCCCGGTCGTCGCCGGCCCGGAGAAGGCGCGGCTCATACGCGAGCACGCGCGCGAGACGAACGTCGACCTGGGTGAGTGCTTCGCCTACTCCGACAGCTACTCGGACGTGCCCATGCTGAGCGTGGTGGGCCACCCCGCGGCGGTCAACCCCGACGGCAAGCTCGCGCGCCTCGCGGAGGCCTACGGCTGGCCGGTGATCCGCCTCGACCAGAAGCGCCGGCAAGCGAGCTGAGCGTGGCGGCGTGGCTCCACGGGACGAATCCCGTCGCGTCTGCGCGCTCTACAAGGTCAGCGGGACCGCCAAGAACTTGAGCGGGCGCGGGCCCGCGGCCGCGCCGACCAGCACGAGCGCGAGTGGAGGCGCGTAGAACGCCGCAGGGGGCTTGCTTGGCGCCGCCCCCTCGTACAGGTCGAGCAACGACTGCCGGTGGGTGCCGGCGACGACCTCCGCCCCGAAGTCGGCGTAGGTGAGCGACCGCGCAGCGCCCGGGTCGACGGGGACCGCCGTGCCCTGCGACCGTAACGTCACTCCACCCCGGAAGGTCGACTCGTTCACGAGCTGCGCCGAGAGACGCCCGGGGCCGCCGCCATCGCTGGCCACCATCTTCCCCGTGGTGAATCGGAGGTCGGTGTCGCTCGCGCCCGTGAGCGTCAAGATGGTCCCGTCCTTGCCGAAGAGGCCCTCGTCGGGGAGGTCGACGAGCCGGAGGTTCGCCGAGCCCACGCAGCCGGTCCCCCCACACGCCACGGCCGAGCACGACCCGGAGAGAGCCCTTCGTTCCCTTTCGTCGCCTCGTTCAGCAGCACGAGCACGATCTTGCGCACAGAGTCGTACCCGGGGTCCTTCGCCATGAACACGGCGCTCTGGACGTCGACGCCCGCCAGGTTGGACCTGGGCATCAACGTGGAGGGAATGGGCGCGCTCGGATCGGCGCTCAAGGGGGCCGCGGGCGTGGCACCCGGCGCGGCCGGGCACACGCGAAACGCGGGGAGCGTGGCGTGGGCGTGCACGAGCAGCACGCCGACAGGCGGCGGCGGCGGCGGCCGCGGACCGGCGTCCACGTCCTGGCTGCCGCCAGAGGTCGGAGGGCCGGGCAGCGTCACGCTCGAGGCCCCGTCCGGGCCGCTCGAGTCCGCCGGGGTGCCGACGCGCTCGGGCGCGCTGAAGCTCGCGCTCTCGCTCGCTTGCCCGCAGTGCAGCGCGGCGGGCGCGAGGGCCGCGAGCACGAGCCAGGGCAGGAGGGTCGAGCGGGGCATCCCGTGGGACACTGGGCACCTCAAAGCAGCGGAAGGGCGATGAATTTCAAAGGTTTAGACGCGTTCGCCTGCGCCCCGACGAGCACGAGCGCGTAAGGGCCGCCCGCGGCAAAGTGCGCGACGATGGGCACCGTGGGGTCGGACTGTTCGTGGATTTCCACGAGGGACTCCTCGTGGGCGCCGGCCTTCAGGCGGTCGCCATAGGAGGTCCGAAAGACGGGGGTCAGCGACATCGAGGAGAGCGTCGTGCTGCGGGTCGCGAGGCCGCCATCGTCCAGCGGCTCGCTCACCTCGTAGGTGACGGGCCCCGCGTAGTCGGAGACGTTCACGAGCTGCAGGTTCAGGTGGCCGCTGCGCAGGCCGTTGGAGAGCGCCACACGCACATCGATCTGCACGTCGGTGTTGGACGTGCCCCGCACCGCGAGCACGGCCCCCGGCTTGGTGAGCAGACCCGGATCCGGCAGACGCAGCGCGACGCGCTTCGTGGCGGGCAGGCAGCCGGTGCCGCTGTCGCCGTCGCACGCGAGGGACGAGCACGCGCCCGAGACGAGGGACTCGTTCTTCTTGGTGTCCTCGTCGAGGAGGAGGAGCACGAAGTCGCGCCCGTCGAACTCGGGTGGCGCGTCGAGGCGCACCGCGCCGCGCGCGTCGAGGCCCGCGAGGCTCGCGCCGGGCATGCGCGCGGTAGGGATGGGGGCCATGGTGCCGTCCGACACGGTGGCCCGCGCGCTCGCCGCGGGGCACAGGCGAAACGCGGGCAGCGTGTCGTGCCCGTGGATGAGCACGACCGCGCCACGCGCGAACGTCGGCGCTGGCGGCTCGAAGACTTCGGGGCCAGCGTCCGGCAGCGTCGCCCCATCGACAGGGCGGGGGGGCTCAGGGCCGCCATCGAGGCCAGCGGCGCTCACGCTGCAGGACAGCGCGTGGAGCGCGGCGGCGCTGGCGGCGACGCCCAAGAGCACGGACAGGACTGTGCGCTTCCGTGGGCTCATCGATGGGTGGGTACCGCCACGAACGTGAGGTCGCCCGGCGCGCCGAGCAAGAACAACGCGAAGAGGCCCGGGTTCGCGTAGAAATCGACCACCGGCCGCCGCGGAGCGGAGTTGCCGTGCACCTCGAGCATCGTCTCGCGGTGCGTGCCGGCCACGAAGGCGCCACCAAAGCCGGAGTAGGGAATGCCGCCGGCGACGCTCCCATCGATGGCGGTCCCCTGGAACGTCACCCCCCGGCCGAAGTTGGCCTCGTCAAAGAGCTGCACGTCGAGCTTGCCCACCGTGGCGTTGGTGGACTGCCTGGGCGTCCGCGTCTCGAACCTGGCCGTGGCCCGGGTGGCCCCCTTCAGGACGAGGATCCCCTTCTTGTCCAAGGCGGCGTCGTTCGGCAGGTCCACGACGGTGACGCGGGGTTCGCGGGGTTCGGGCCCGGTGCCGTCGTCGAGACAACCCGACCCACCGCCGACGCACGACAGCGTCTCGCAGGTCCCCGAGATCAGCCCAGGGTGGGCCTTGGTCTTTTCATCGATCCAGAGCACCACGACGGACGTCGTGCCGAACATCGCTGCGGGGGGCGCTATCCCGACCGCGCCACGCTCGGGTACACCCTCCAGGCTCGACCCCGGCATGAGCACCTCGGGGATAGGTCGAGCGAGTGAGTCGCTCGCGACGACGCCTGGCGCGACGGCGGGGCAGAGCCGAAAGGCGGGGAGGTTCGAGCCGTTCGCGAGGACGAGGAGGTTGCTCTCGACCAGGGGGCCGGGGGTCAGCGTGCCGGCCTCCAGGCCCGCGTTCGTGCTGGGGGGGACGTCGGGCCCCCGTTCCGTCGAACCTTCGGGGCCCGCGTCCCCCGAAAGCGTGGCGCCGGCGTCGGCGCCACCGTCGCCACCGGGCTCCGGGGTGCCCGAGGCGCCGCAGTGGAGCGACCCGAAGCTGACCAGACCGCCGAGGGCCGCGAGCACGAGGAGGTGCGAGACAGAGCGCATGGTGCGGGCCTTTCTTCGGGTACGCCCTCCAGGAAGCATAGAGCGTGCCCGGAGGCAGGCCACCAAAAAAACACCCACTTCTCGCGCGGCCAG
The window above is part of the Myxococcales bacterium genome. Proteins encoded here:
- a CDS encoding HAD family phosphatase, whose amino-acid sequence is MSQKTSYFDVDGTLLRTNLIHPTVYYLLNQRTPFRSFLKVAKAVVRAPEMAFAEWKDRRLFNEALFSSYEGMSRDRLLLLADDAFEAVVKPALYPSAKDLVARCRDEGHEVVIVSGALDFLMDRLATHLGATHVIANRLEIKDGFATGRLLRPVVAGPEKARLIREHARETNVDLGECFAYSDSYSDVPMLSVVGHPAAVNPDGKLARLAEAYGWPVIRLDQKRRQAS